A part of Muntiacus reevesi chromosome 12, mMunRee1.1, whole genome shotgun sequence genomic DNA contains:
- the JRK gene encoding jerky protein homolog — MASKPVAGRGPGEKRKRVVLTLKEKMDICRRLEKGESRRALMQEYNVGMSTLYDIRAHKAQLLRFFASSDSDKALAQRRTLHTPKLEHLDRVLYEWFLVKRSEGVPVSGPMLIEKAKDFYEQMQLTEPCVFSGGWLWRFKARHGIKKLDASSEKQAADQQAAEQFCGFFRNLTAEHGLSPEQVYNADETGLFWRCSHSPNPEGGPAPGPTQSKDRLTVLMCANATGSHRIKPLVVGKWGGPKVVQGLQHLPVAYKAQGSAWVDKEIFADWFHHIFVPEVKEHFRAVALPEGSKAILLLDGSRAHPHEAELASENVFTIFLPASVTALLQPMDQGIRRDFMRNFVTPRGRLQALAPRCSVHDAVLDVACAWDAVPGAVLSRAWRKLWPEAALVEGSSSEEEPERLRTKPPDQAFAHTPGLAAGTPAHLGSTASGSPELVEAGGADRAAWEQAAVSFDAVVRFVEAQPCFSAQELGQLRSLRSVFSRRWQAQRCGAPAAVVKLEAPWERPGPGGTQPRSPLPSSSTAGEA, encoded by the coding sequence ATGGCCTCCAAGCCGGTTGCCGGGCGGGGCCCTGGGGAGAAGCGCAAGAGGGTGGTGCTGACCCTGAAGGAGAAGATGGACATCTGCCGGCGCCTGGAGAAGGGCGAGAGCAGGCGGGCGCTGATGCAGGAGTACAACGTGGGCATGTCCACCCTGTACGACATCAGGGCCCACAAGGCCCAGCTGCTCCGCTTCTTCGCCAGCTCCGACTCGGACAAGGCGCTGGCGCAGCGCCGCACCCTGCACACGCCCAAGCTCGAGCACCTGGACCGCGTGCTCTACGAGTGGTTCCTGGTGAAGCGGTCCGAGGGCGTGCCCGTCTCTGGCCCTATGCTCATCGAAAAGGCCAAGGACTTCTATGAGCAGATGCAGCTGACCGAGCCCTGCGTGTTTTCTGGCGGCTGGCTCTGGCGCTTTAAGGCCAGACACGGCATCAAGAAGCTGGACGCATCCAGCGAGAAGCAGGCGGCCGACCAGCAGGCGGCCGAGCAGTTCTGCGGGTTCTTCCGGAACTTAACCGCGGAGCATGGCCTGTCCCCCGAGCAGGTCTACAATGCTGACGAGACTGGTCTCTTCTGGCGCTGCTCCCACAGCCCCAACCCCGAGGGCGGGCCGGCGCCCGGCCCCACGCAGAGCAAGGACCGGCTGACCGTCCTCATGTGTGCCAACGCCACGGGCTCTCACAGGATCAAGCCCTTGGTGGTCGGGAAGTGGGGTGGCCCCAAGGTGGTGCAGGGCCTCCAGCACCTGCCTGTCGCATACAAGGCCCAAGGCAGTGCCTGGGTGGACAAGGAGATTTTTGCTGACTGGTTCCATCACATCTTTGTGCCCGAAGTGAAGGAGCACTTCCGAGCCGTGGCCCTGCCAGAGGGCAGCAAGGCCATCCTCCTCCTGGATGGCTCCCGGGCGCACCCGCACGAGGCTGAGCTAGCCTCGGAGAACGTCTTCACCATCTTCCTGCCTGCCAGTGTCACCGCCCTGCTCCAGCCCATGGACCAGGGCATTCGGAGGGACTTCATGAGGAACTTCGTCACGCCCCGCGGCAGGCTGCAGGCCTTGGCCCCCCGCTGCAGCGTGCACGATGCCGTGCTTGATGTGGCCTGTGCCTGGGATGCGGTGCCGGGCGCCGTTCTCAGCCGGGCCTGGAGGAAGCTGTGGCCTGAGGCTGCACTCGTGGAGGGCTCATCCTCGGAGGAGGAGCCGGAGCGGCTCAGGACTAAGCCCCCCGACCAGGCCTTTGCGCACACCCCCGGGCTCGCAGCAGGTACCCCGGCCCACCTTGGGAGCACGGCCTCAGGGAGCCCGGAGCTGGTGGAGGCTGGAGGGGCAGACAGGGCGGCCTGGGAGCAGGCGGCGGTGTCCTTCGATGCCGTGGTGCGCTTCGTGGAGGCGCAGCCCTGCTTCTCGGCGCAGGAGCTGGGCCAGCTGCGCTCGCTGCGCTCTGTGTTCAGCAGGCGGTGGCAGGCGCAGCGATGTGGGGCCCCAGCAGCCGTTGTCAAGCTTGAGGCACCCTGGGAACGGCCTGGGCCTGGTGGCACCCAGCCTCGCTCCCCGCTGCCCAGCTCGTCCACGGCCGGCGAGGCCTGA